A genomic stretch from Setaria italica strain Yugu1 chromosome VII, Setaria_italica_v2.0, whole genome shotgun sequence includes:
- the LOC101759798 gene encoding disease resistance protein RGA2, producing MAEIAAVGWAMSALGWIASPVTTRLLNDGFALLGFDESEKLRDLEARLLPRLALMREQAERIPPDQRAHVKLWANRLRDAFYDAEDILDAADYHRLQNQVNSQSGAKSVLDRAKNAISGKVKFKKVLKKLEKLIEQGSQFLTPLASISSNGSHGNDTSNPANNVNGLVTTSRAPTHIIFGRDGERDEIHRLLHDTAHDFEPSSSDSMCYSVIGIYGIAGSGKTTLAQYVCNYERNGNYFYHIMWIHVSQSFSVDNIHQKMLEAASRETFQPFNNLDTLQNKLEDELRGKRFFLVLDDIWAVNDVCVQLKLDQLLSPLRVGKKGSMVLVTTRFKKAAVHIGAQSLIKIPDLNEMDFFKLFMHYALNGATLDAKELDTFQMIGKQIMKKLKGSPLAARVVGARLCQNLESTFWRRVGDQDVLPDTMGALWWSYQHLDEQVRRCFAYCSMFPQGYMFKRDELVDLWIAEGFIKNTNSVQQMEEVALKYFDELVSCSFLETRKYVYGSKDEWFNMHDLLHELVVMVAGNDCFRVEGGEMKEFHPDIRHLYVCSKDQVKVTEQICKLGKLRTLIFITNIGGQGITIEELEGMLKNLKKLRVVQVVVEGYMAAIPTCICELKHLRFLRIHNSLSTKVHLPKHLGSLYHLQILELRGSGVLEFSNVKNMSHLLSLRSIRYSGFSFDNSDVSGFSGLGELKSLRELSDFKVRKEKGYELQQLRGINHLSGRLRICGLDCVESKEEALEAKLTDKRYLTALSLEWSGSSLGQHSLSPDLQVEILEGLCPPSQLTELRIWGYSGLKCPSWLSENQNGLVSSLQYLELCRCDNLEALPEIGELFIHLGHLKLIGLPILKKLPKLPDSLKSLDIQRCKALVLTCLEDVDTIRSLFIQRASQIEPSLNIATEIDKFADEQPDRFATILSDIFGRCGTLLPRLLRGHITEEDYTRFMVPASVDRVVISYCGITDTVLQNSLRASTSLFSLNLRGLPFFTGIPSEVMESLAMLSDLSIDECLQFKHLQGLNRLSRLQHLGITKCPNLVTLEEADKVRILHGIATDSIPLVPQLLSGEGCSTLWILRIDESEELGEETILDQFHSLTSLEFSSCNWNRLPENLANLTSLEHLHLDNCRSIRSLPTLPTSLRSFEITDCDPSFMKSCQKPGDTNWNMIAHVPLKRFVDTQN from the exons ATGGCAGAGATTGCAGCGGTTGGGTGGGCGATGTCCGCCCTGGGATGGATCGCGTCGCCGGTCACCACGCGGCTCCTCAACGATGGCTTCGCCCTCCTCGGCTTCGACGAATCCGAGAAGCTGCGCGACCTGGAGGCCCGGCTGCTGCCGCGGCTGGCGCTGATGCGGGAGCAGGCGGAGAGGATCCCGCCAGACCAGAGGGCCCACGTTAAGCTGTGGGCCAACAGGCTCAGGGACGCCTTCTACGACGCCGAAGACATCCTGGACGCCGCCGATTATCACCGCCTCCAGAACCAG GTCAATAGTCAATCGGGAGCTAAGTCAGTGCTGGATCGTGCGAAAAATGCCATCTCAGGAAAAGTCAAGTTCAAGAAAGTTCTAAAGAAGTTGGAAAAACTAATTGAACAAGGATCTCAGTTTTTGACACCTCTGGCAAGCATCAGTAGCAATGGTAGCCATGGCAATGACACATCAAATCCCGCCAACAATGTGAATGGACTTGTCACTACATCAAGGGCTCCTACACACATCATATTTGGAAGAGATGGGGAACGAGATGAGATACATAGGTTGCTCCATGACACGGCACATGATTTTGAACCAAGTTCTAGTGACAGCATGTGTTATTCTGTGATTGGCATCTACGGTATCGCGGGGTCTGGGAAAACAACCCTAGCACAATATGTCTGTAATTACGAGCGGAATGGTAACTACTTCTATCATATCATGTGGATTCATGTTTCTCAAAGTTTCAGTGTGGATAATATTCACCAGAAAATGCTCGAGGCTGCTTCGAGGGAAACATTCCAACCGTTCAATAATCTTGACACCCTACAAAACAAGCTTGAGGATGAATTAAGAGGCAAAAGGTTCTTTTTAGTGCTGGATGATATCTGGGCTGTGAACGATGTGTGTGTTCAGTTGAAATTAGATCAGCTACTTTCTCCTCTGAGGGTTGGGAAGAAAGGGAGCATGGTCCTTGTTACAACTCGATTCAAAAAGGCAGCTGTACATATAGGTGCTCAGAGCCTTATAAAAATACCTGACTTGAATGAGATGGATTTCTTCAAACTTTTTATGCATTATGCGCTCAATGGTGCAACCCTTGATGCCAAAGAATTAGATACATTTCAAATGATTGGAAAACAGATTATGAAGAAACTGAAGGGGTCACCATTAGCAGCAAGAGTAGTAGGAGCACGACTCTGCCAAAATTTGGAATCTACGTTTTGGAGAAGAGTTGGGGATCAGGATGTGTTGCCTGATACCATGGGAGCTCTATGGTGGAGCTACCAGCACCTTGACGAGCAGGTTAGGCGATGCTTTGCATACTGCAGTATGTTTCCCCAAGGATACATGTTTAAACGTGACGAGTTAGTTGACTTATGGATAGCAGAAGGCTTCATAAAGAACACCAACTCCGTTCAGCAAATGGAAGAAGTAGCTCTGAAATACTTCGATGAACTGGTGTCATGCTCGTTTCTGGAAACAAGAAAATACGTTTATGGCAGTAAGGATGAGTGGTTTAATATGCACGATTTGCTGCACGAATTGGTAGTGATGGTTGCTGGAAATGATTGCTTTCGAGTTGAAGGTGGTGAGATGAAAGAATTCCACCCTGACATTCGCCATCTGTATGTCTGCTCTAAAGATCAAGTTAAGGTTACAGAGCAGATTTGCAAATTGGGAAAACTGCGCACACTGATATTCATTACTAATATTGGTGGACAGGGGATAACAATAGAAGAACTTGAGGGCATGCTGAAAAATTTAAAGAAGTTGCGTGTGGTGCAAGTAGTAGTTGAAGGATATATGGCAGCTATTCCGACCTGTATTTGTGAGTTAAAACATCTACGCTTTCTCAGAATTCATAATTCCCTGTCGACGAAGGTGCATTTGCCGAAACATTTGGGCTCACTTTATCACCTGCAGATCCTAGAGCTCCGTGGTTCAGGTGTTTTAGAATTCTCTAATGTGAAAAACATGAGCCACCTACTTAGCTTGCGGAGCATTAGATACTCTGGCTTTTCGTTTGACAACTCTGATGTTTCAGGCTTTTCTGGCCTCGGGGAGCTGAAATCACTTCGAGAACTTAGTGACTTCAAAGTGAGAAAGGAGAAAGGATATGAGCTGCAGCAGCTCAGGGGCATAAATCACCTTAGCGGGAGGCTGAGAATCTGTGGCCTTGACTGTGTAGAAAGCAAAGAGGAAGCCCTAGAAGCCAAGCTAACTGACAAGAGGTATCTCACAGCATTGTCACTTGAATGGTCAGGGTCTAGTCTGGGACAGCATAGTTTGTCTCCAGACCTTCAAGTGGAGATACTTGAGGGCCTCTGCCCACCCTCACAGCTCACAGAGCTGCGAATATGGGGCTACAGTGGATTGAAGTGCCCAAGTTGGCTTTCAGAAAATCAGAACGGTCTAGTTAGCAGCCTGCAATATCTCGAACTATGTCGTTGTGACAATCTGGAAGCACTTCCTGAAATAGGCGAGCTTTTCATTCATCTTGGCCATCTTAAACTCATTGGTCTCCCTATACTAAAAAAGTTACCGAAACTTCCAGATAGTCTTAAGAGCTTGGACATTCAACGGTGTAAGGCCCTGGTTCTTACATGTTTGGAAGATGTGGACACGATAAGATCACTCTTTATTCAGCGAGCATCTCAAATTGAGCCATCCTTAAATATTGCCACGGAAATAGACAAGTTTGCTGATGAACAACCTGATAGGTTTGCCACAATCTTGTCTGACATTTTCGGAAGATGTGGTACTTTGCTTCCTCGCCTTCTCCGGGGCCATATAACAGAGGAAGACTACACCAGGTTTATGGTTCCTGCATCAGTGGATAGGGTTGTTATCTCATATTGTGGCATCACAGACACTGTCCTTCAGAACTCCTTGAGAGCCTCTACATCCTTATTTAGCTTGAACTTAAGGGGTCTTCCCTTTTTCACAGGAATCCCTTCTGAGGTGATGGAGTCTCTAGCTATGCTTTCTGATCTCTCCATCGATGAATGCCTCCAGTTTAAGCATTTGCAAGGTCTAAATCGTCTCAGTAGACTGCAGCACCTTGGGATTACGAAATGCCCCAATCTGGTGACCCTTGAAGAAGCTGACAAAGTGCGCATCCTCCATGGGATTGCCACTGATAGCATACCCCTTGTGCCACAGCTGCTGTCAGGAGAAGGTTGTTCTACCCTATGGATTCTTAGAATTGACGAATCAGAGGAACTGGGGGAAGAAACAATCCTGGATCAGTTTCATTCACTAACATCCCTCGAATTTAGTAGCTGCAATTGGAATCGCTTGCCGGAGAATTTGGCAAACCTGACATCTCTCGAGCATTTGCATTTGGATAACTGCCGAAGTATCCGATCACTTCCAACTCTGCCCACATCTCTGCGGTCATTTGAAATCACTGACTGCGATCCGTCATTCATGAAGAGCTGTCAAAAGCCTGGAGATACAAATTGGAACATGATTGCTCACGTCCCATTGAAACGATTTGTTGACACTCAAAATTGA
- the LOC101782233 gene encoding uncharacterized protein LOC101782233: MLGVEVAKNAWKQWGLQALAMLSFTLQVALLILTEFRRRIDSGVLRFFVWSAYMLADGTAIYVLGHLSVTSASPEHELMAFWAPFLLLHLGGQDNITAYAIEDNQLWLRHLQTLAVQVAAAAYILYESSIITSQSLLRLATVLMFGVGVLKYGERVWALKCAGSSPSGSNYRPFNRKTASAVGPLPSRQDRDTEAFLLIAHRLLAAPMDLLKGPSTFVDVQCGTSTIPGEDLYKVAEMQISLMHDVFYTKAEVTHSWYGLCIRIISSLGTVTVLLQFHLQGDRKDGYNRVDVAVTYVLLVGAIILEITSALRAMLSSWTFALLYQRAEERNVWHLLAFIVGSLRRLVHAADWWRYWSGSMGQHNLLQLCARSWASKSSKIARWMGLEDPWNTMIYSSSIPVPACIKQLVVEQVLKSEGTLESTPEHIHNSRGREALEKRGLYENLAWSIDIGLDESILVWHIATDLYLYWYKEKAKGDPELLAHAGVMKTVEALSNYMLFLLVSRPYMLPPPASRNAYVHVCHFLSFLEHGTPEDLANLLRRSGNELNTRSNTEANDITLTGISGDSSRYKKILDRGSQLGAKLVDDKLQDSGTAGILELITQVWVEMLCYVGYRCSAYSHAKQLSNGSELITVAALLMEHIRRQTPEP; this comes from the coding sequence ATGCTAGGAGTAGAGGTCGCCAAGAATGCATGGAAACAATGGGGCCTCCAAGCACTGGCGATGCTCAGCTTCACTCTCCAGGTCGCGCTCCTCATCTTGACGGAGTTCCGCAGGCGCATCGACTCCGGTGTGCTAAGGTTCTTCGTCTGGTCCGCATACATGCTGGCCGATGGGACAGCCATCTACGTTCTGGGCCATTTGTCCGTGACCAGCGCGTCACCCGAGCACGAGCTGATGGCATTCTGGGCGCCATTCCTGCTGCTGCACCTTGGCGGGCAGGATAACATCACCGCCTACGCCATCGAAGACAACCAGCTGTGGCTGCGCCACCTGCAGACTCTCGCCGTGCAGGTGGCTGCAGCCGCTTACATCCTCTACGAATCCTCCATCATCACCAGCCAGTCGTTACTCCGGCTGGCTACCGTCCTCATGTTTGGAGTCGGCGTTCTCAAGTACGGAGAGAGGGTGTGGGCACTCAAGTGCGCCGGTAGTAGCCCATCGGGCAGCAACTACCGGCCTTTCAACAGGAAGACGGCTTCTGCCGTTGGACCTTTGCCAAGTCGACAGGACCGAGATACAGAAGCCTTTCTACTGATAGCTCACCGGCTGTTGGCTGCACCCATGGATTTGTTGAAGGGTCCGTCAACCTTTGTAGATGTACAATGTGGTACTTCAACAATTCCTGGGGAGGACCTTTACAAGGTGGCCGAGATGCAGATCTCCCTGATGCACGATGTCTTCTACACCAAGGCTGAGGTGACCCATAGCTGGTACGGCCTCTGCATCCGTATAATCTCATCGCTGGGCACCGTCACTGTATTGTTGCAGTTTCATCTACAGGGTGATCGTAAGGATGGTTACAATAGAGTAGATGTGGCCGTAACCTATGTCCTACTAGTTGGGGCCATCATCCTGGAGATCACATCGGCATTGCGGGCCATGCTCTCAAGCTGGACATTTGCGCTCCTGTATCAGAGGGCAGAAGAGAGAAATGTATGGCATCTTCTCGCCTTCATAGTTGGTTCCCTCCGTCGGCTCGTCCATGCTGCCGATTGGTGGAGGTACTGGTCGGGCTCCATGGGACAACACAACTTGCTTCAGTTGTGCGCTCGGAGCTGGGCCAGCAAGAGTAGCAAAATAGCAAGATGGATGGGACTCGAGGATCCATGGAACACGATGATTTACTCGTCGTCCATCCCTGTCCCGGCGTGCATCAAGCAGCTGGTGGTTGAGCAAGTACTCAAGAGTGAAGGAACTTTAGAGTCAACCCCAGAACACATCCATAACTCACGGGGTCGGGAAGCGCTGGAGAAAAGAGGATTGTATGAGAACCTGGCTTGGAGCATCGACATCGGCTTGGACGAGAGCATCCTCGTTTGGCACATAGCCACTGACCTGTACCTCTATTGGTACAAGGAGAAAGCAAAGGGCGACCCGGAGCTGCTGGCTCATGCAGGGGTGATGAAGACTGTCGAGGCACTCTCCAATTACATGCTTTTCCTCCTTGTTTCTCGTCCGTACATGCTGCCTCCACCTGCAAGCCGCAACGCGTATGTCCATGTGTGCCATTTTCTATCTTTTCTTGAGCACGGCACACCTGAGGATTTGGCCAACCTTCTGCGGCGCAGTGGGAATGAATTGAATACTAGATCTAACACTGAAGCCAATGACATTACTCTAACAGGAATCTCAGGTGATTCCTCTCGCTACAAGAAAATATTGGACAGAGGATCTCAGCTTGGGGCAAAGCTCGTCGACGACAAGTTACAAGACTCGGGTACCGCTGGCATTCTGGAGCTCATCACTCAAGTTTGGGTGGAGATGCTCTGTTATGTGGGCTACCGATGCAGTGCCTATTCTCATGCCAAGCAACTCAGTAATGGTAGCGAGCTCATCACCGTTGCTGCCCTTCTAATGGAACACATTAGGAGGCAAACCCCCGAGCCCTAG